A single window of Oscillospiraceae bacterium DNA harbors:
- a CDS encoding extracellular solute-binding protein, giving the protein MKKTLCLLMALIMAVGLLAGCTNGTTANEVYDPDIKVGDTGGLKLPLTKEPMTLTWQVVSSETDIGDSWFMQKLRGVTGVDVQLNIMQASTVNEKLQALIAGGNIPDIIGSIPTDEQAIDLAMQGAFAPVEDYVDKLPNFKKTFVDNKDNNWIFDAFAAPDGKLYGYYGYDYNRDVNHTFMYRKDIFDKHGIKMWNSPEEFYQVLKKLKELYPSSTPYVSKVTDQIFSKWAPGWGIKAHETYFDEDEKVWKYTDTDPKYKEMLDFMKKLYNEGLIDPEFLTATQSAWTQKMTQADKAFVTFDWIDRMTMFKEQTLETVPSYDLRFANPVGPNQTYAEANQVCWARYVKKQDPKREEVAFKLLDFCLSPAGKELMTLGLEGETYTIGEDGMAKYIGFEETPSMTELIEKYGMFTEGMYLSFDRRSCYFNFKPQLKEAQEYMKDEKHVDPLDPELAFTEDETEKKNEYLATLQKSGKEFAVKYILGNASWDEWVNKAKSQGSEDLTKIYNDAYKRIAK; this is encoded by the coding sequence ATGAAAAAAACATTATGTTTACTAATGGCATTAATTATGGCAGTAGGTTTACTTGCAGGATGCACAAACGGTACTACAGCAAATGAAGTGTATGACCCTGATATCAAAGTAGGGGATACAGGCGGGCTTAAATTGCCTCTTACCAAAGAACCAATGACATTGACTTGGCAGGTTGTATCAAGTGAAACTGATATTGGTGATAGTTGGTTTATGCAAAAATTAAGAGGTGTAACAGGTGTTGACGTTCAGCTTAATATTATGCAGGCATCAACAGTTAATGAAAAACTTCAGGCATTAATCGCAGGTGGAAATATTCCAGATATTATTGGTTCTATTCCAACCGACGAACAGGCAATTGACCTTGCAATGCAGGGAGCTTTTGCACCTGTGGAAGATTACGTTGATAAACTTCCAAACTTTAAGAAAACATTTGTTGATAATAAAGATAACAACTGGATTTTCGATGCATTTGCTGCTCCTGATGGGAAATTATACGGATATTATGGATATGATTATAACCGTGATGTTAATCATACATTTATGTATCGTAAAGATATCTTTGATAAGCATGGAATAAAAATGTGGAATTCTCCTGAAGAATTCTATCAGGTGCTTAAAAAATTAAAGGAACTTTATCCATCTTCAACTCCTTATGTTTCAAAAGTTACCGACCAGATATTTTCAAAATGGGCACCAGGTTGGGGAATTAAAGCGCATGAAACATACTTTGATGAAGATGAAAAGGTATGGAAATATACAGATACAGATCCAAAATATAAAGAAATGCTTGACTTTATGAAAAAGTTATATAATGAAGGTTTAATAGACCCTGAATTTTTAACAGCAACTCAGTCTGCATGGACTCAGAAGATGACACAGGCTGATAAAGCATTTGTAACATTTGACTGGATTGACAGAATGACAATGTTTAAAGAACAAACTTTAGAAACTGTTCCTTCTTATGATTTAAGATTTGCAAATCCTGTAGGACCTAACCAGACTTATGCAGAAGCAAATCAGGTTTGCTGGGCAAGATATGTTAAAAAGCAGGATCCAAAAAGAGAAGAAGTTGCATTTAAACTTCTTGACTTCTGTCTTTCACCGGCAGGTAAAGAACTTATGACATTAGGATTAGAAGGCGAAACTTATACTATAGGCGAAGACGGAATGGCAAAATATATTGGTTTTGAAGAAACTCCTTCAATGACTGAGTTGATTGAAAAATACGGAATGTTTACCGAAGGTATGTACTTATCATTTGACAGAAGAAGTTGCTATTTTAACTTCAAACCACAGCTTAAAGAAGCACAGGAATATATGAAAGATGAAAAACATGTTGATCCTTTAGATCCTGAACTTGCATTTACCGAAGATGAAACTGAAAAGAAAAATGAATATCTTGCAACTTTACAAAAATCAGGAAAAGAATTTGCTGTTAAGTATATTCTTGGTAATGCATCATGGGATGAATGGGTAAATAAAGCAAAATCACAAGGTTCAGAAGACTTAACTAAGATTTATAATGATGCATATAAAAGAATTGCAAAATAA
- a CDS encoding beta-N-acetylhexosaminidase has protein sequence MILKEEFQNIKGKIFKLYDFESDVLFELLEREDVYISFDGKKALICGKIKSNTARALTLFIKNINEGRKTFEISETKHFKNLGFSLDVSRNAIMKIEKVKEYIDILASLGFDSMMLYMEDTFELPGYEYFGYRRGRYTLEELKEIDDYGFMMGVEIVPSIQTLGHLEQYLRWREADAIKENSKVLLCGEEKTYKFIEDSLRTISSALRSRRINIGCDEASGVGCGNYLINNPYRERFEIITEHLKKVYSICKKYDYKPMICGDLYLAHFGESYYDFNTKINEDVVREIPGADILYWDYYHKDRKDYEKLLTLHKELKKNIIFYGGIWTWCGILPNPYHTYRTMEPALSVMLENNIKEVWAATYGDDGTETNMFFAVPSLTVFSEKCFKGTNCTDKDIEDMSKFVTKVSLKDFYALSEFHYPFIEKIEKNEYIWPNYMGKKLFYTDVLYNFANTYDFKEIKEHNLKGYELIRESGIGTKWEMYFDYARLAFEIILDKTRIITMIRDAYDKCDLNKLSIIASKDIPEIFEKYESIHTLAEKLWLSTNKVFGWEELDSRFGAVKSRLLYAKRTIESFVKDDISKIEELEYEFIDDMHGKAYQCGGVAKYAEIKSTALV, from the coding sequence ATGATACTAAAAGAAGAGTTTCAGAATATAAAGGGTAAAATTTTTAAGTTATATGATTTTGAAAGTGATGTTTTATTTGAACTTTTAGAAAGAGAAGATGTGTATATCTCTTTTGACGGAAAAAAAGCATTAATTTGTGGTAAGATTAAATCTAATACTGCCCGTGCTCTTACCCTCTTTATTAAAAATATAAATGAGGGAAGAAAAACATTTGAAATTTCAGAAACCAAACATTTTAAAAATTTAGGATTTTCCCTTGACGTTTCAAGAAATGCGATAATGAAGATTGAAAAGGTTAAAGAGTATATCGATATTTTAGCATCTTTAGGTTTTGATTCAATGATGCTTTATATGGAGGATACCTTTGAACTTCCAGGATATGAATATTTTGGATACAGGCGAGGAAGGTACACCTTAGAGGAACTTAAAGAGATAGATGATTACGGCTTTATGATGGGTGTTGAAATTGTACCGTCAATCCAGACTTTAGGGCATCTCGAACAGTATTTAAGATGGAGAGAGGCGGACGCTATTAAAGAAAATTCAAAAGTTCTTTTATGCGGAGAGGAAAAAACTTATAAGTTTATAGAAGATTCTTTAAGAACGATAAGTAGTGCTTTAAGAAGCAGAAGAATAAATATCGGATGTGATGAAGCCTCAGGTGTCGGATGCGGTAATTATCTTATTAATAATCCTTATCGTGAGCGTTTTGAAATTATAACAGAACATCTTAAAAAAGTATATAGTATCTGCAAAAAATATGATTATAAGCCAATGATATGCGGCGACTTATATCTTGCACATTTTGGAGAGAGTTATTATGATTTTAATACCAAAATAAATGAAGATGTAGTACGGGAAATTCCTGGTGCTGATATTTTATACTGGGATTATTATCATAAAGACAGGAAAGATTATGAAAAGTTACTTACCCTTCACAAAGAACTTAAAAAGAATATAATTTTTTATGGAGGAATATGGACCTGGTGCGGAATTCTTCCAAATCCTTATCACACATATCGTACAATGGAACCTGCACTTTCAGTAATGCTTGAAAATAATATAAAAGAAGTATGGGCAGCAACCTATGGCGATGACGGAACTGAAACAAATATGTTCTTTGCCGTTCCATCTCTTACCGTATTTTCCGAAAAATGCTTTAAGGGTACAAATTGCACTGATAAAGATATTGAAGATATGAGTAAGTTTGTTACTAAAGTTTCTTTAAAAGATTTTTATGCTTTATCAGAATTTCATTATCCTTTTATTGAAAAGATTGAAAAAAATGAGTATATCTGGCCAAATTATATGGGTAAAAAATTATTTTATACTGATGTATTATATAACTTTGCCAATACTTATGATTTTAAAGAAATCAAAGAGCATAATCTTAAAGGATATGAGTTAATTAGAGAATCAGGAATCGGCACAAAGTGGGAAATGTACTTTGATTATGCAAGGCTTGCTTTTGAAATAATCTTAGATAAAACAAGAATTATAACAATGATAAGAGATGCTTACGATAAATGCGATCTTAATAAATTAAGTATTATTGCAAGTAAAGATATTCCGGAAATTTTTGAAAAATATGAGTCTATACATACTTTGGCTGAAAAACTATGGCTTTCTACAAATAAAGTTTTTGGCTGGGAAGAACTTGACTCAAGGTTTGGTGCTGTAAAATCAAGGCTTTTATATGCCAAAAGAACGATTGAAAGTTTTGTAAAAGACGATATTTCAAAAATTGAAGAACTGGAATATGAGTTTATTGATGATATGCACGGAAAAGCATATCAGTGTGGTGGAGTAGCAAAATATGCTGAAATAAAATCAACTGCACTTGTTTAA
- a CDS encoding copper amine oxidase N-terminal domain-containing protein, whose translation MKKKIKFTSIKNKLLVLLTSFSIIFTCFSSDVMAEGGQFPRFYDEEPLGRASWSAQVHHGAVCYDKDNNPLLCFSTQGAYFFVVELETGKVRAQYDIIGSYVRADYIRCGPDNKVYVYFYPGFQFNVYDPIAETFEAFDMKELDPYVQDGGCMTDDGVIYMGEYNKEGASVYMYNTYTGEERKYGPLDKKCHYVKGVATDDKYIYAGTGVGAENAKMFRIDKETGEQTVFLENPGGGIVYTAYYINDKIIANTNSVFHFVDPVTLEKTGEIKTSHSRTGDLQVSPYNDKIFYHYKAKEIWECNTETLEERKICNSELTTALQWAKLKDGRWVLAMRTDPMEKVGYFDPQAGTVTSFDLDKIADAGPYVQCIEVGEDGLLYCGGYQTSMGIYNTNTNEFIASLPKWHQNEGTGFLNGKTYFGTYVDAVMYRYDPEKPMDDNYLSYNYDTKYRGYDVNPSMIYDIEDGQDRPFVVKSYRDKLYVGTMSNYAESGGAFVIIEEEDGINPPKADVYRNIIKDHSITGITFKDNLAYISSTARNGLGTENPDTPCQIVVFDIDKKEVVKTVTPDFPEVGKTAKTIGEISIGPDGLLWAAIERDGYIFALNPETFECVKYVKLSPGFDRGALARPIYLRWGDNGFLYTTAGWNITVVNPETMEYKILAEKCNVMSLGQNDDIWYAHDAQGELFKIPINQYDRLTHFIKETERLKEEDYTKEEWLKLQDEINNAKVLGEDTDNKTIIKTINTIKALRDKKAVKPLENDTNIIFYGQNITFNEDTGVIKLYKDRTMAPYKAFLEMLGYEVEWNVKSGIIKAKKDGREISMTVNKNIYTINDKVVEFDVTPVVMSGRIYIPVRLIAEQSGYEVKWNENENKVEIIK comes from the coding sequence ATGAAGAAGAAAATAAAGTTTACGTCGATAAAAAATAAACTCTTAGTTTTATTAACATCGTTTAGTATAATATTTACCTGCTTTTCCTCAGACGTAATGGCTGAGGGAGGGCAGTTTCCACGCTTTTATGATGAAGAACCTTTAGGAAGAGCAAGCTGGTCTGCGCAGGTTCATCATGGAGCGGTTTGTTACGACAAGGATAACAATCCTTTACTTTGTTTTTCTACTCAGGGAGCATATTTTTTTGTAGTTGAACTTGAAACAGGAAAGGTAAGAGCACAGTATGATATTATAGGTTCGTATGTAAGAGCGGATTATATAAGATGCGGACCTGATAATAAAGTTTATGTTTATTTCTATCCCGGTTTTCAGTTTAACGTATATGACCCTATAGCTGAAACTTTTGAAGCATTTGATATGAAAGAACTTGATCCATACGTTCAGGACGGAGGTTGTATGACCGACGACGGCGTAATATATATGGGGGAATATAACAAAGAAGGTGCAAGTGTATATATGTATAACACCTATACAGGCGAAGAAAGAAAGTATGGACCACTTGATAAAAAATGCCATTATGTAAAAGGTGTTGCCACTGATGATAAGTACATATATGCAGGTACAGGAGTTGGTGCGGAAAATGCAAAAATGTTCAGGATTGATAAAGAAACAGGGGAACAAACTGTATTTTTAGAAAATCCGGGTGGCGGAATTGTTTATACTGCTTACTATATAAATGATAAAATTATAGCGAATACTAACAGTGTATTCCATTTTGTAGATCCTGTAACTTTAGAAAAAACAGGAGAAATTAAAACATCTCATTCAAGAACGGGTGATTTGCAAGTTTCTCCTTATAATGATAAAATTTTCTATCATTATAAAGCTAAAGAAATTTGGGAATGTAACACTGAAACATTGGAAGAAAGAAAAATTTGCAACTCGGAACTTACCACCGCTCTTCAATGGGCAAAACTTAAAGACGGCAGATGGGTTTTAGCAATGAGAACCGATCCTATGGAAAAGGTTGGATATTTTGACCCACAGGCAGGAACTGTTACTTCTTTTGATTTAGATAAAATTGCAGATGCAGGACCTTATGTTCAATGCATCGAAGTAGGGGAAGACGGGCTTTTATATTGTGGTGGATATCAGACATCAATGGGAATATATAATACCAACACAAATGAATTTATCGCATCACTTCCTAAATGGCATCAGAATGAGGGAACGGGATTTTTAAACGGTAAAACATATTTTGGAACTTATGTTGACGCGGTAATGTACCGTTATGATCCTGAAAAACCTATGGATGACAATTATCTTAGTTATAACTACGATACTAAGTACAGAGGTTATGATGTAAACCCTTCTATGATATATGATATTGAGGATGGGCAGGACAGACCTTTTGTTGTAAAGAGTTACAGGGATAAATTGTATGTCGGTACAATGTCTAACTATGCTGAATCGGGTGGTGCATTTGTAATCATTGAAGAGGAAGATGGTATAAACCCTCCTAAAGCAGATGTTTACAGAAATATAATAAAAGACCATTCGATAACAGGTATTACTTTTAAGGATAATTTAGCATATATAAGTTCAACCGCAAGAAACGGACTTGGAACTGAAAATCCTGATACACCTTGCCAGATTGTTGTTTTCGATATAGATAAAAAAGAGGTAGTAAAAACTGTTACTCCCGATTTTCCCGAAGTAGGGAAAACTGCAAAAACAATAGGGGAAATATCAATTGGTCCTGATGGACTTTTATGGGCAGCAATTGAAAGAGACGGATATATTTTTGCACTAAATCCCGAAACATTTGAATGTGTTAAATATGTTAAGTTGAGTCCCGGATTTGACAGAGGTGCTCTGGCACGACCTATCTATTTAAGATGGGGCGATAATGGATTTTTATATACCACAGCAGGATGGAATATTACGGTAGTAAATCCTGAAACTATGGAGTATAAAATTCTTGCCGAAAAGTGCAATGTTATGTCTCTTGGACAAAATGACGATATATGGTACGCTCATGATGCTCAGGGAGAACTTTTTAAAATTCCGATAAATCAATATGACAGATTGACGCACTTTATTAAGGAAACAGAGCGTTTAAAAGAAGAAGATTATACTAAAGAAGAATGGTTAAAACTTCAGGATGAAATTAATAATGCCAAAGTATTAGGCGAAGATACAGATAACAAAACTATTATAAAAACAATCAATACTATTAAAGCATTGAGAGATAAAAAAGCCGTTAAACCTTTAGAAAATGATACTAATATAATTTTTTACGGACAAAATATTACATTTAATGAAGATACAGGTGTAATAAAGCTTTATAAAGACAGAACAATGGCACCATACAAAGCATTTTTGGAAATGTTAGGTTATGAAGTAGAATGGAATGTAAAATCAGGGATAATAAAAGCAAAAAAAGACGGACGCGAAATTTCTATGACCGTTAACAAAAACATCTATACAATAAACGATAAAGTAGTTGAATTTGATGTAACGCCTGTTGTAATGAGTGGCAGAATATATATTCCTGTTCGCTTAATTGCTGAACAGTCAGGCTATGAGGTTAAATGGAATGAAAATGAAAATAAAGTTGAAATTATTAAGTAA